Proteins from a single region of Streptomyces spectabilis:
- a CDS encoding catalase has product MSEAPRKAPSSTDNTIPATTDNAGIPVESDEHSLTVDANGPILLQDHYLIEKMAQFNRERVPERVVHAKGSGAYGTFEVTNDVSQFTKADLFQPGKRTQMLARFSTVAGEQGSPDTWRDPRGFALKFYTEHGNYDLVGNNTPVFFVRDPQKFQDFIRSQKRTLDSAVRDHDMQWDFWTLSPESAHMVTWLMGDRGIPKTYRHMNGYSSHTYMWINGGGEKFWVKYHLKTDQGIDFLTQDEADDLAGKDGDLHRRDLFESIKRGDHPSWTVKVQVMPFDDAPDYRFNPFDLTKVWPHGDYPLIEVGRMTLDENPDDFFVHIEQAAFEPSSMVPGIGPSPDKMLLGRLFSYPDTHRYRIGPNYQQLPPNRPRSGVRSYAKDGPMRYEPAHVARPYAPNSYGGPAAPVQESVDPAGWRTAGEMVREAYKLHREDDDFGQPGTMVREVLDDAARERLVSNISGHLLDGVSRPVLDRALRYWRSVDKDLGDKVAAKVDGARPS; this is encoded by the coding sequence GTGAGCGAGGCGCCCCGGAAGGCCCCCTCCAGCACCGACAACACCATCCCTGCCACCACCGACAACGCCGGTATTCCGGTCGAGAGCGACGAGCACTCGCTGACCGTCGACGCGAACGGTCCGATCCTGCTCCAGGACCACTATCTGATCGAGAAGATGGCCCAGTTCAACCGCGAACGGGTGCCGGAGCGCGTGGTGCACGCCAAGGGCTCGGGCGCGTACGGGACCTTCGAGGTCACCAACGACGTCAGCCAGTTCACCAAGGCCGACCTGTTCCAGCCCGGCAAGCGCACGCAGATGCTGGCCCGCTTCTCCACGGTGGCGGGCGAGCAGGGCTCCCCCGACACCTGGCGCGACCCCCGCGGCTTCGCCCTGAAGTTCTACACCGAGCACGGCAACTACGACCTGGTGGGCAACAACACCCCCGTCTTCTTCGTCCGCGACCCGCAGAAGTTCCAGGACTTCATCCGCTCGCAGAAGCGCACCCTCGACAGCGCGGTGCGCGACCACGACATGCAGTGGGACTTCTGGACCCTGTCACCGGAGTCCGCGCACATGGTCACCTGGCTGATGGGCGACCGCGGCATCCCGAAGACGTACCGCCACATGAACGGCTACTCGTCGCACACCTATATGTGGATCAACGGCGGCGGCGAGAAGTTCTGGGTGAAGTACCACCTCAAGACCGACCAGGGCATCGACTTCCTCACCCAGGACGAGGCGGACGACCTCGCGGGCAAGGACGGCGATCTGCACCGCCGCGACCTCTTCGAGTCGATCAAGCGGGGCGACCATCCGAGCTGGACGGTCAAGGTCCAGGTCATGCCGTTCGACGACGCCCCTGACTACCGCTTCAACCCGTTCGACCTGACCAAGGTGTGGCCGCACGGCGACTACCCGCTCATCGAGGTCGGCCGGATGACCTTGGACGAGAACCCCGACGATTTCTTCGTCCACATCGAGCAGGCCGCGTTCGAGCCCTCCAGCATGGTGCCGGGCATCGGCCCGTCCCCGGACAAGATGCTGCTCGGCCGCCTCTTCTCGTACCCGGACACGCACCGCTACCGCATCGGCCCCAACTACCAGCAGCTGCCGCCGAACCGCCCGCGCTCCGGCGTCCGCTCGTACGCGAAGGACGGCCCGATGCGCTACGAACCGGCGCACGTCGCGCGCCCCTACGCGCCCAACTCGTACGGCGGCCCGGCCGCTCCCGTGCAGGAGTCCGTGGACCCGGCGGGCTGGCGGACCGCGGGCGAGATGGTGCGCGAGGCGTACAAGCTGCACCGCGAGGACGACGACTTCGGGCAGCCCGGCACGATGGTGCGCGAGGTGCTCGACGACGCGGCGCGCGAGCGCCTGGTGTCGAACATCAGCGGGCATCTGCTCGACGGCGTCTCCCGGCCGGTCCTGGACCGGGCGCTGCGCTACTGGCGCAGCGTGGACAAGGACCTCGGCGACAAGGTCGCGGCGAAGGTCGACGGCGCCCGACCCAGCTGA